The following are encoded together in the Deinococcus malanensis genome:
- the dnaB gene encoding replicative DNA helicase produces MELTPRVPPHSNDAEISVLGSVLLDNDTLSQLGDSVAPEMFYREGHRKIFTAMRTLQERGEPVDLVTLSEDLRVKGQLDEVGGLTYLIGLSDQVPTAAYAEHYARIVQEKHTLRQLISASGKAMQLAYDAQLPLEDLLDRAEKMIFEVAEQKKKGEAYQAMGEVVHDTFEYITLLHANKGIPDGVSSGFRDLDEQISGLQKGSLNVLAARPSMGKTAFALSIAQNVALRGEKTVAVFSLEMPSVQLALRMLCSEARVDMNRIRSGQLNERDFERLAHAAGRLAEAPMIIDDEPDLTLNGLRSKLRRIAAQHGQLGLVVIDYLQLMSGGKSSGGSDNRQQEISTISRGLKGLARELEVPIIVLSQLSRAVEQRPNHRPMLSDLRESGAIEQDADIVMFIYRDEYYNKETDQQGIAEIIIGKQRNGPVGTVKLQFHSAHVRFNDLAPEGV; encoded by the coding sequence TTGGAACTCACGCCACGCGTCCCCCCGCACAGCAATGACGCCGAAATCAGCGTGCTGGGCAGTGTCCTGCTGGACAACGACACCCTGTCGCAACTGGGAGATTCGGTGGCCCCGGAGATGTTCTACCGGGAAGGCCATCGCAAGATTTTTACCGCCATGCGGACCCTGCAGGAGCGCGGCGAGCCGGTCGATCTGGTCACCCTCAGCGAGGACCTGCGGGTCAAGGGCCAGCTTGACGAGGTGGGTGGCCTGACCTACCTGATCGGTCTGTCGGATCAGGTGCCCACCGCCGCGTATGCCGAGCACTACGCCCGGATCGTGCAGGAAAAGCACACCCTGAGGCAGCTGATCAGCGCCTCCGGCAAGGCCATGCAGCTGGCCTATGACGCGCAACTGCCCCTGGAAGACCTGCTGGACCGTGCCGAGAAGATGATCTTCGAGGTGGCCGAGCAGAAGAAGAAGGGCGAGGCCTACCAGGCGATGGGCGAGGTCGTTCACGACACCTTTGAGTACATCACCCTGCTGCACGCCAACAAGGGCATTCCCGACGGCGTGAGCAGCGGCTTTCGTGACCTGGACGAGCAGATCTCGGGGTTGCAGAAGGGCAGCCTGAATGTGCTGGCGGCCCGACCTTCGATGGGAAAGACGGCGTTTGCGCTGTCCATCGCGCAGAACGTGGCGCTGCGGGGCGAGAAGACGGTCGCCGTGTTCAGCCTGGAAATGCCCAGTGTCCAGCTGGCCCTGCGCATGCTGTGCAGCGAGGCGCGGGTGGACATGAACCGCATCCGCAGTGGACAGCTCAACGAACGTGACTTCGAGCGTCTGGCCCACGCTGCGGGCCGGCTGGCCGAGGCCCCGATGATTATCGACGACGAGCCGGACCTGACCCTCAACGGTCTGCGCAGCAAGCTGCGGCGCATCGCCGCGCAGCATGGTCAGCTGGGGCTGGTCGTCATCGATTACCTGCAGCTGATGTCGGGCGGCAAGAGCAGCGGTGGCAGCGACAACCGTCAGCAGGAGATCAGTACCATCTCGCGCGGGCTCAAGGGTCTGGCACGCGAGCTGGAAGTGCCGATCATCGTGCTCTCGCAGCTGTCGCGCGCCGTGGAGCAGCGGCCCAACCACCGCCCGATGCTCTCGGACCTGCGTGAGTCGGGGGCCATCGAGCAGGACGCGGATATCGTGATGTTTATCTACCGCGACGAGTACTACAACAAGGAAACCGATCAGCAGGGCATCGCGGAGATCATTATCGGCAAGCAGCGCAACGGCCCCGTGGGAACGGTCAAGTTGCAGTTTCACAGTGCGCACGTGCGGTTCAACGACCTTGCGCCGGAGGGCGTGTAA
- a CDS encoding NAD(P)H-dependent glycerol-3-phosphate dehydrogenase gives MSTPLHLPVLGAGGWGTALAINAARSGPVCLWARRPEFARYLTQTRVNAEYLPGVTLPEAVKVTAELEEAVQNAPFALVVVPSVGVPELLSALPRDLGVVLCAKGLAPDGGRLTELARDLDFTRVAVLSGPNHAEEIARGLPGATVVASQDEALALAVQAALMTPGLRVYTSTDEIGVELGGVLKNVIALAAGMVDGMNLGDNAKAALITRGLREMQRYLVALGAHEDTVYGLSGLGDLVATATSRHSRNRAAGESIARGEHPGQGGKVVEGLRTAGLLDAWASAHGHDLPIVRAVAQVTRGEWTPQAGIASLMEREAKSERHG, from the coding sequence GTGAGCACGCCACTGCACCTGCCAGTCCTGGGAGCCGGGGGGTGGGGCACTGCCCTGGCGATCAATGCAGCCCGCTCGGGGCCGGTGTGCCTGTGGGCGCGGCGACCCGAATTTGCCCGGTATTTGACCCAGACCCGCGTGAACGCAGAGTACCTGCCCGGCGTCACCCTGCCTGAGGCCGTGAAGGTCACGGCGGAGCTGGAAGAGGCGGTTCAGAATGCACCGTTTGCCCTGGTGGTGGTGCCCAGCGTGGGGGTCCCGGAACTGCTCTCGGCGCTGCCGCGCGACCTGGGTGTGGTGCTGTGCGCCAAGGGGCTCGCCCCGGACGGCGGGCGCCTGACCGAACTGGCCCGCGACCTGGACTTTACACGGGTGGCCGTCCTGAGCGGTCCCAACCATGCCGAAGAAATTGCCCGTGGCCTGCCGGGGGCCACGGTGGTGGCCAGCCAGGACGAAGCGCTGGCCCTGGCAGTCCAGGCAGCCCTGATGACGCCCGGCCTGCGGGTCTACACCAGCACCGACGAGATAGGCGTGGAACTGGGAGGCGTGCTTAAAAACGTGATCGCACTGGCCGCCGGCATGGTGGACGGCATGAACCTGGGGGATAACGCCAAGGCGGCCCTGATCACCCGGGGGCTGCGCGAGATGCAGCGGTATCTGGTGGCTCTGGGGGCCCACGAGGACACGGTGTACGGCCTGAGTGGTCTGGGCGATCTGGTGGCCACCGCCACCAGCCGTCACAGTCGCAACCGGGCAGCCGGCGAGTCCATTGCGCGCGGCGAGCATCCCGGTCAGGGCGGTAAGGTCGTCGAAGGGTTGCGCACGGCAGGTCTGCTGGACGCCTGGGCCAGCGCCCACGGCCACGATCTGCCCATCGTGCGGGCAGTCGCGCAGGTGACCCGGGGCGAGTGGACCCCCCAGGCGGGGATAGCCAGCCTGATGGAACGTGAGGCCAAATCTGAGCGGCATGGCTGA
- a CDS encoding ABC transporter ATP-binding protein — protein MTASSLAPAQAPHAAPHPLLQVRDLHAYYGQSHVLHGINLHVNPGEVVSLIGRNGAGKTTTLKSIMGVLRSRTGQISFEGQDITRLPSNRIAARGMAWVPEERAILSTLSVRENLELPPARPGGWSAERTYEAFPVLRERGHHPGSKLSGGEQQMLAMVRVLRSGPKLLLLDEPSEGLAPVIVQSIGRIIRELQQEGLSVLLVEQNLNFATRLADRHYVFVDGEIVDEVRRDEVEARRDELLTYLSV, from the coding sequence ATGACCGCTTCCTCCCTTGCCCCTGCCCAGGCGCCGCACGCCGCGCCCCATCCGCTGCTTCAGGTCCGTGACCTGCACGCCTATTACGGGCAGAGCCACGTGCTGCACGGCATCAACCTGCATGTCAACCCCGGCGAGGTCGTCAGCCTGATCGGGCGCAACGGCGCCGGCAAGACCACCACGCTCAAAAGCATCATGGGCGTGCTGCGCAGCCGCACCGGCCAGATCAGTTTCGAGGGCCAGGACATTACCCGCCTGCCGAGCAACCGCATCGCCGCACGCGGCATGGCCTGGGTTCCGGAAGAGCGCGCGATCTTGAGCACTCTTTCGGTGCGCGAGAACCTGGAACTGCCGCCCGCCCGGCCCGGCGGCTGGAGCGCCGAGCGCACCTATGAGGCCTTCCCGGTGCTGCGTGAACGCGGCCATCACCCGGGCAGCAAGCTCTCGGGCGGCGAGCAGCAGATGCTGGCCATGGTGCGTGTGCTGCGCAGCGGGCCCAAACTGCTGCTGCTCGACGAACCCAGTGAAGGTCTGGCACCGGTGATCGTCCAGAGCATCGGCCGGATCATCCGCGAACTCCAGCAGGAAGGTCTAAGCGTCCTGCTGGTCGAACAGAACCTGAATTTCGCCACCCGCCTCGCCGACCGCCACTACGTGTTCGTGGACGGCGAGATCGTCGATGAGGTTCGCCGTGACGAGGTTGAGGCCCGCCGCGACGAACTTCTAACCTACCTGAGCGTTTAA
- a CDS encoding SDR family NAD(P)-dependent oxidoreductase, whose protein sequence is MTTERRPVLAPQALAGQVIAVTGADQGYGRLVASTLAHAGASVILTGNNSETLAAVASQLELAGGIAVPIKADVTVPLDWLSAQTRILEIFGALAGVVHVADKRSQTNFTSLSENEWMDLFNCNVKSSVAVAQILRRRLPGTWLTLIGPHLDDHGLQVHPQRGALRGLVTEAYAEDLRVNLLLPSRASSGDELLDAPVGQTVLSLALPVMNHLRGNVIEVPLPPAPKLRVTDPQLL, encoded by the coding sequence ATGACCACCGAGCGCCGACCCGTTCTTGCCCCGCAGGCCCTCGCGGGGCAGGTCATTGCCGTGACTGGCGCTGACCAGGGCTATGGCCGGCTGGTGGCCTCGACCCTGGCCCATGCTGGAGCCAGCGTGATCCTGACCGGCAACAACAGTGAAACGCTCGCTGCGGTCGCCAGTCAGCTGGAACTGGCCGGCGGCATCGCGGTGCCGATCAAGGCCGATGTGACCGTGCCCCTGGACTGGCTGAGTGCCCAGACGCGAATCCTGGAAATCTTCGGGGCGCTGGCGGGGGTCGTCCACGTGGCGGACAAACGGTCTCAGACCAACTTTACGTCGCTCAGCGAGAACGAGTGGATGGACCTGTTCAACTGCAACGTCAAAAGCAGCGTGGCCGTGGCCCAGATCCTGCGCCGCCGCCTGCCGGGGACCTGGCTGACCCTGATTGGTCCTCACCTCGACGATCACGGCCTGCAGGTGCACCCACAGCGCGGAGCCCTGAGGGGTCTGGTCACCGAAGCCTACGCCGAGGACCTGCGGGTCAACCTGCTGCTGCCCTCGCGGGCCAGCAGTGGGGATGAACTGCTCGATGCGCCGGTCGGCCAGACCGTCCTGAGCCTGGCCCTGCCGGTCATGAACCACCTGCGCGGCAACGTGATCGAGGTTCCGCTGCCCCCAGCCCCGAAACTCCGGGTCACAGACCCCCAGCTGCTGTGA
- a CDS encoding NUDIX domain-containing protein, protein MAEDQLKGASQGGTQRRRRRRRTPRGPAPAPTPGQVTNVTAVPVVAAPSKRGQKRPLAAPRIGVGCIVLRGDEILLVRERGRWSLPKGGLETGELVQDGARRETYEETGLVVELRDLAFIVEFQAQTWGHHLQFFYTGREVGGNLQPRDPDRDVQEARFVPIRQLREFIRFRPRLVALETWLRERRPRHFVFNLDKEPAMLRKRRRVGVGAVEPDMPNDPVEEADL, encoded by the coding sequence ATGGCCGAGGATCAGCTCAAGGGCGCATCGCAGGGTGGGACGCAGCGTCGCCGTCGCCGCCGCCGTACTCCACGTGGGCCAGCTCCGGCGCCGACCCCCGGGCAGGTTACGAACGTGACGGCTGTGCCGGTGGTGGCCGCCCCCAGCAAGCGTGGTCAGAAACGGCCGCTGGCTGCCCCGCGCATCGGCGTGGGCTGCATCGTGCTGCGCGGCGACGAGATCCTGCTGGTCCGCGAGCGGGGCCGCTGGTCGCTGCCCAAGGGTGGCCTGGAGACCGGCGAGCTGGTGCAGGACGGTGCCCGGCGCGAGACCTACGAGGAAACCGGCCTGGTCGTGGAACTGCGTGACCTCGCATTTATCGTGGAATTCCAGGCGCAGACCTGGGGCCACCACCTTCAGTTCTTCTACACCGGCCGTGAGGTCGGCGGGAACCTGCAGCCACGCGACCCGGACCGCGACGTGCAGGAGGCCCGCTTCGTACCGATCCGCCAGCTGCGCGAGTTCATCCGCTTCCGGCCCCGTCTGGTGGCCCTGGAAACGTGGCTGCGCGAACGCCGGCCGCGTCACTTTGTCTTCAATCTGGACAAGGAGCCGGCCATGCTGCGCAAACGCCGCCGGGTAGGAGTGGGCGCCGTGGAGCCAGACATGCCGAACGATCCGGTCGAGGAAGCCGACCTGTAA
- a CDS encoding branched-chain amino acid ABC transporter permease, whose amino-acid sequence MTLQYFLIQVFNGLVNGAFYALLSLGLAVIFGMLRIVNFAHGALYMLGAFAAFALGQLFGLGFWPSLIIAPIIVALVGMVIERGLLSRLYGLEPSYNLLLTFGLTLLTQDLVKQVMLSRFAVSSAPYTPPAELSGVVNLGFTMFPKYRLFVIGLALLVCLITWFVIEKTRVGAIIRASTENPTVTRAFGIDVSKWVTGVFAVGVGLAGLAGVLAAPIYSVEPYMGAELIITTFAVVVIGGMGSILGSVVTGFAVGVLAAIGSALYPPIANTLVFILMAVVLLIRPSGLFGLPEGAR is encoded by the coding sequence ATGACACTGCAATATTTTCTGATCCAGGTGTTCAACGGGCTGGTCAACGGCGCGTTCTACGCCCTGCTTTCGCTGGGGCTGGCGGTCATTTTCGGCATGCTGCGCATCGTGAACTTCGCTCACGGGGCGCTGTACATGCTCGGCGCCTTCGCGGCCTTTGCACTGGGGCAGCTGTTCGGGCTGGGCTTCTGGCCCTCGCTGATCATTGCTCCGATCATTGTGGCCCTGGTCGGCATGGTCATCGAACGGGGCCTGCTCTCACGGCTGTACGGTCTGGAACCCAGCTATAACCTGCTGCTGACCTTCGGCCTGACGTTGCTGACGCAGGATCTGGTCAAGCAGGTCATGCTCAGCCGTTTCGCGGTGTCCAGCGCGCCGTACACCCCACCTGCCGAGCTGTCCGGGGTGGTGAATCTGGGCTTCACGATGTTTCCCAAGTACCGCCTATTCGTGATCGGGCTGGCGCTGCTGGTGTGCCTGATCACCTGGTTTGTCATCGAGAAGACCCGGGTGGGCGCCATCATACGGGCCAGCACCGAGAACCCGACCGTCACGCGCGCCTTCGGGATTGACGTGAGCAAGTGGGTGACCGGCGTCTTCGCGGTGGGCGTAGGACTGGCGGGGCTGGCCGGCGTGCTCGCTGCGCCGATCTACTCGGTGGAGCCCTACATGGGCGCCGAGCTGATCATCACGACCTTCGCGGTGGTGGTCATCGGCGGAATGGGCAGCATTCTGGGCAGTGTCGTGACCGGCTTCGCGGTGGGGGTGCTCGCGGCCATCGGCTCGGCGCTGTACCCGCCGATCGCCAACACGCTGGTCTTTATCCTGATGGCCGTGGTGCTGCTGATCCGGCCCAGCGGGCTGTTCGGTCTGCCGGAGGGCGCGCGATGA
- a CDS encoding ABC transporter ATP-binding protein — translation MTATSHIQEGTPAPGAHAGVALEARNLVKDFRGFKATNDVSLQIREGEIHAIIGPNGAGKTTLFNLLSGFLSPTSGEVHLFGERVDHLRPFEIVRRGLSRSFQISSVFPSMTVRQNVLVALQSPTTLPHQFWTPVSRLESLGAQADQILEDVGLGAFHSRLAADLSHGEKRQLEIGISLTQHPRVLLLDEPTSGMGGEGVARVIALVRQVARGRTVVLVEHNMSVVAELANRITVLQYGAVLASGQYDEVRRDPRVIEAYLGEETH, via the coding sequence ATGACGGCGACCAGCCATATTCAGGAGGGCACCCCGGCACCTGGGGCGCACGCGGGCGTGGCGCTCGAGGCCAGGAATCTGGTCAAGGATTTCCGGGGCTTCAAGGCCACCAACGACGTGAGCCTGCAGATTCGGGAAGGTGAGATCCACGCCATCATCGGCCCGAACGGCGCCGGCAAAACCACCCTCTTTAACCTGCTCTCCGGGTTTCTGAGCCCCACGTCCGGAGAGGTTCATCTGTTTGGGGAGCGGGTGGATCACCTCCGGCCGTTCGAGATTGTCCGCCGGGGCCTGTCCCGCTCCTTTCAGATCAGCAGTGTCTTTCCGTCTATGACGGTGCGGCAAAACGTGCTGGTGGCCCTGCAGTCGCCTACTACCCTGCCGCATCAGTTCTGGACCCCGGTCTCACGGCTCGAATCGCTGGGCGCACAGGCGGACCAGATTCTGGAGGACGTGGGGCTGGGTGCTTTCCACAGCCGCCTGGCGGCTGACCTGTCGCACGGCGAGAAACGGCAGCTGGAGATCGGCATCTCGCTGACCCAGCACCCCAGGGTCCTGCTACTGGACGAACCGACCTCCGGCATGGGCGGCGAAGGTGTGGCGCGCGTGATCGCCCTGGTGCGTCAGGTTGCGCGCGGCCGGACGGTGGTGCTGGTCGAGCACAACATGAGCGTGGTAGCGGAGCTGGCCAACCGCATCACGGTGCTGCAGTACGGGGCGGTGCTGGCCAGTGGTCAGTACGACGAGGTCCGGCGCGACCCACGCGTCATCGAGGCCTACCTGGGCGAGGAGACGCACTGA
- a CDS encoding DUF1802 family protein, giving the protein MPLSALKEWDAQSQLLSQGRVSVLIRKGGIMETHDGFEVEHRQFLLYPTFLHQNVAELQPQYHGLLRADPSPGTIHFPALAEVVAVHRVDSLDQALALEPRQALTAAAIERRFHYRGRPWVHALLLRVRPLSQPLSLPETPGMLGCVSWVPLGELSPVVREAAVPEDLLEVQRAELAALLQ; this is encoded by the coding sequence ATGCCCCTGTCTGCCCTCAAGGAATGGGACGCCCAGAGCCAGTTGCTCTCCCAGGGCCGCGTGTCTGTGCTGATCCGCAAGGGCGGCATCATGGAAACCCACGACGGCTTCGAGGTCGAGCACCGGCAGTTTCTCCTGTACCCGACCTTCCTGCACCAGAACGTGGCCGAATTGCAGCCGCAATACCATGGTCTGCTGCGCGCGGACCCCTCACCCGGCACCATTCACTTTCCCGCGCTGGCCGAGGTGGTTGCGGTCCACAGGGTGGATTCGCTGGACCAGGCCCTGGCCTTGGAACCCCGGCAGGCCCTCACCGCCGCAGCCATCGAGCGCCGCTTCCACTACCGGGGCCGCCCCTGGGTGCACGCCCTGCTGCTGCGGGTACGGCCACTGTCCCAGCCCCTGTCCCTGCCGGAAACCCCCGGCATGCTGGGCTGCGTGAGCTGGGTGCCCCTGGGAGAACTCAGCCCGGTGGTGCGAGAGGCGGCCGTGCCCGAGGACCTGCTGGAAGTCCAGAGGGCCGAACTGGCCGCCCTGCTGCAGTAA
- a CDS encoding branched-chain amino acid ABC transporter permease produces MTVLPRTAARTDRERSTRAAWLIGLGLLLLILPKLIYPVLALDILAWGLFAVAFDLLFGFSGMLSFGHAAFWGSSAYATAYLLSNGQSVPVAMLGGTLTALTLAVPVAYLSVRSAGIYFSMITLAFAQMLSFLALQWTDVTGGENGLQGFARPSFLGLDFSNSTTRYYFCLAVFAVGFYIAYRTVRSPFGQAQQAVRDSEQRAQSIGYNPVRFKFTAFLISATLAGLAGSMYSFGHGVVSLEVVNWRTSGEVVMMTLLGGTTTLFGPVIGAGLVLLLRDVLTTANLPVGIVTGLVFVLVVLFFRRGVVGTVQYWMRRK; encoded by the coding sequence ATGACGGTCCTGCCACGTACCGCCGCCCGGACCGACCGCGAACGGTCGACCCGCGCTGCCTGGCTGATCGGCCTGGGGCTGTTGCTGCTGATCCTGCCCAAGCTGATCTACCCGGTGCTGGCGCTGGACATTCTGGCCTGGGGCCTGTTCGCAGTGGCCTTCGACCTGCTGTTCGGCTTCTCGGGAATGCTGTCGTTCGGACACGCAGCCTTCTGGGGCAGCAGCGCCTATGCCACGGCCTACCTGCTCTCCAACGGCCAGAGCGTCCCGGTGGCCATGCTGGGCGGTACCCTGACCGCGCTGACACTGGCCGTGCCGGTCGCGTACCTCAGCGTCCGCTCGGCCGGCATCTACTTTTCCATGATCACCCTGGCCTTCGCGCAGATGCTGTCGTTCCTGGCCCTGCAGTGGACCGATGTGACCGGCGGCGAGAACGGGCTGCAGGGCTTCGCGCGCCCGAGCTTTCTGGGTCTCGACTTCAGCAACTCCACCACCCGTTACTACTTCTGTCTGGCGGTGTTTGCAGTGGGCTTTTACATCGCCTACCGCACCGTGCGCAGTCCCTTCGGGCAGGCGCAGCAGGCCGTGCGAGACAGCGAGCAGCGTGCCCAGAGCATCGGCTACAACCCGGTGCGCTTCAAGTTCACCGCCTTCCTGATCAGTGCCACGCTGGCCGGACTGGCGGGCAGCATGTACAGCTTCGGCCACGGTGTGGTCAGCCTGGAAGTCGTCAACTGGCGCACCTCCGGCGAGGTCGTGATGATGACCCTGCTGGGCGGCACCACCACGCTCTTCGGACCGGTTATCGGCGCCGGGCTGGTGCTGCTGCTGCGCGATGTGCTCACCACCGCCAACCTGCCGGTCGGGATCGTGACCGGGCTGGTCTTCGTGCTGGTGGTGCTGTTCTTCCGCCGTGGGGTGGTCGGGACCGTTCAGTACTGGATGCGCCGGAAGTAG
- a CDS encoding ABC transporter substrate-binding protein, translated as MKKAKLSALIATATLASLTVALAQARLSDNVIRVGVLTDLSGVYSELSGPGSVKAAQMAAADFMAKNPSYRNKVQVVGVDHQNKADVASNKAAEMIDRQNVDVLMDLPTSSAALAASEIAKGKKIPVMVVTGGTTALTNDKCNKYTFHYAYDNYMLANGTGTAVTKRGGNSWYIIYPNYAFGQDLNRQMTAAIQENKGKLVTASDATPFPNTDFSSYLLKAQSLKPKVFGTMQAGNDLVNVVKQYNEFGLKQQGIGLGIGLLFETDVAALGQDAFAGALATVPWYWNMDARSRAWSAQFEKAFGKKPTWAQAGVYSATMTYLNAVARAKSDNGDAVVKALEGHRFSDFFARSAQIRAQDHRVTLDVYTVQVKPKAQAKEAGDIFTKVATIPASKAFTPLAESKCKF; from the coding sequence ATGAAAAAAGCAAAACTGTCCGCCCTGATCGCCACCGCCACCCTCGCCAGCCTGACTGTTGCCCTGGCCCAGGCCCGCCTGAGTGACAACGTCATCCGGGTCGGCGTGCTGACCGACCTGTCCGGCGTGTACTCCGAGCTCTCGGGCCCGGGCAGCGTGAAGGCTGCCCAGATGGCCGCCGCCGACTTTATGGCGAAAAACCCCAGTTACCGCAACAAGGTGCAGGTCGTCGGGGTGGACCACCAGAACAAGGCCGACGTGGCCAGCAACAAGGCCGCCGAGATGATCGACCGCCAGAACGTGGACGTGCTGATGGACCTGCCCACCAGCAGCGCCGCGCTGGCCGCCAGCGAGATCGCCAAGGGCAAGAAAATCCCCGTGATGGTCGTCACCGGCGGCACCACGGCGCTGACCAACGACAAGTGCAACAAGTACACCTTCCACTACGCCTACGACAACTACATGCTGGCCAACGGCACCGGCACCGCCGTGACCAAGCGCGGCGGCAACAGCTGGTACATCATCTACCCCAATTACGCCTTCGGCCAGGACCTTAACCGTCAGATGACGGCTGCCATCCAGGAAAACAAGGGCAAGCTGGTGACCGCCAGCGATGCCACCCCGTTCCCCAACACCGACTTCAGCTCCTACCTGCTCAAGGCCCAGAGCCTCAAGCCCAAGGTGTTCGGCACCATGCAGGCCGGCAACGACCTGGTGAACGTGGTCAAGCAGTACAACGAGTTCGGCCTGAAGCAGCAGGGCATCGGCCTGGGTATCGGGCTGCTGTTCGAGACCGACGTGGCCGCGCTGGGTCAGGACGCCTTCGCCGGCGCGCTGGCCACCGTGCCGTGGTACTGGAACATGGACGCCCGCAGCCGCGCGTGGAGCGCACAGTTCGAGAAGGCCTTCGGCAAGAAGCCCACCTGGGCCCAGGCCGGCGTGTACAGCGCCACCATGACCTACCTGAACGCCGTGGCGCGCGCCAAGAGCGACAACGGCGACGCAGTGGTCAAGGCGCTCGAAGGGCACCGCTTCAGCGACTTCTTTGCCCGCAGCGCCCAGATCCGCGCCCAGGACCACCGCGTGACCCTGGACGTGTACACGGTGCAGGTCAAGCCCAAGGCCCAGGCTAAGGAAGCCGGCGACATCTTCACCAAGGTCGCCACCATCCCGGCCTCCAAGGCCTTCACGCCCCTGGCTGAAAGCAAGTGCAAGTTCTGA
- a CDS encoding class I SAM-dependent DNA methyltransferase, translating into MQRPPFTALAAVYDAIMADVEYDHWADFVLSYARDGGLRVPDVTVLDLACGTGGFTRELLKAGLQVTGLDGSAEMLREARVRLPDVPFVQGDLRTFELPDRFGMITCVFDSLNNLLTPGDLGAALERAWTHLSPGGLLAFDVNTRLGVRELWEGDAIEGLAPLPGGEEVHYHWSHHYDAEADLGVVQAFCRLGDQEFVETHRERGYDPQDLEPLLRAAGFTRFEIVEYPDYADPAPDVARVWVFAWKEVL; encoded by the coding sequence ATGCAAAGGCCGCCTTTTACTGCGCTTGCTGCGGTGTACGACGCAATCATGGCGGATGTGGAATACGACCACTGGGCAGATTTCGTTCTGTCCTACGCCCGCGACGGTGGACTGCGGGTGCCAGATGTCACGGTGCTGGACCTGGCCTGCGGTACCGGCGGCTTTACCCGGGAGTTGCTGAAAGCTGGCCTGCAGGTGACCGGGCTGGACGGCAGTGCCGAGATGCTGCGCGAGGCCCGTGTGCGGCTGCCGGACGTGCCTTTCGTGCAGGGTGATCTGCGGACTTTCGAGCTGCCGGACCGCTTCGGAATGATCACCTGCGTCTTCGACAGCCTCAACAATCTGCTGACGCCAGGGGACCTGGGCGCTGCCCTGGAGCGCGCCTGGACGCACCTGAGTCCGGGCGGCCTGCTGGCCTTCGATGTGAATACCCGTCTGGGCGTACGCGAGCTGTGGGAGGGAGACGCCATCGAGGGGCTGGCGCCGCTGCCCGGAGGCGAGGAGGTGCACTACCACTGGTCGCACCATTACGACGCGGAGGCCGATCTGGGCGTGGTACAGGCGTTCTGCCGCCTGGGCGATCAGGAGTTCGTGGAAACCCACCGGGAACGCGGCTACGACCCGCAGGACCTCGAGCCGCTGCTGCGCGCCGCTGGTTTTACTCGCTTTGAGATCGTGGAATACCCGGATTACGCTGACCCGGCTCCCGACGTGGCAAGGGTCTGGGTGTTCGCCTGGAAGGAGGTGCTGTGA
- the nrdR gene encoding transcriptional regulator NrdR → MKCPYCSAPDSKVVNSRPSDDGASIRRRRECLNCARRFTTYERAQLEPLMVVKRSGPREAFNPDKLLRGLTLATEKRPVDAAALRAFAYGFEDDVQASEIHSEEIGKRAMTFLRPLDDVAYIRFASVYRDFDSLERFIEEIRGLKDQG, encoded by the coding sequence GTGAAGTGTCCGTACTGCTCAGCGCCCGACAGCAAGGTCGTGAACTCGCGGCCCAGCGACGACGGAGCCAGCATCCGCCGCCGGCGCGAGTGCCTGAACTGCGCACGTCGCTTTACCACCTATGAACGTGCTCAGCTCGAGCCGCTGATGGTGGTCAAACGCAGCGGCCCGCGCGAGGCCTTCAACCCTGACAAGCTGCTGCGAGGCCTGACCTTAGCCACCGAGAAGCGCCCGGTGGACGCAGCAGCCCTGCGCGCTTTTGCCTACGGGTTCGAGGACGACGTGCAGGCCAGCGAGATCCACAGCGAGGAGATCGGCAAACGGGCCATGACCTTTCTGCGGCCGCTTGACGACGTCGCCTACATCCGGTTCGCGAGCGTCTACCGCGACTTCGACAGTCTGGAGCGTTTTATCGAGGAGATCCGCGGACTGAAGGATCAGGGCTAG